A region of the Clavelina lepadiformis chromosome 9, kaClaLepa1.1, whole genome shotgun sequence genome:
TATATTAGCAGTTCAATGTGAACTGACATAATGAAATTTTACCAGGTGTGATGTCATCAATGAGCAGTGACGTGCTCTGACGTACAAACACAGCCAGATTATGTTGTATTACGTTTCCAGTTTCGATTCCGTCTTCGATGAAGAAGGCACCGCCCATGACGTTATAGACCACATTCGAGTCGACCAAGAGGTGATGAGTTCCTTCGTCATAACAGTAACATGAGTGACGTCAAAAGATCAAGTGACGTAAGTagataaagtaaaaaaacgtCATTATCCACCAACCATGTATAGTGACTGCTCTGTTGAATGTGTTGTGGATGGCGCATCGTTTCACGTACATCCCACTCACGTCGCCCATCAAATGGAAATGAATGGGATATCTGAAATAAGTTGGAAAAGACCAGATGGGTTTTGTAATCATCTTTGATTGTCatgcattagttatttagtaaGTTAAGGCTTTATTAACCGAGAATTTAATAATGCAAGTTTAAGAAATCACTAGAAGCATTGtcagttataaaaatataatatatagaaATGTGAGAAATCATAGGACACTTGACCTGCGAAAAGAtcataaaaacataacaagaCAAACAAAAGTCCCTCATTTCTACCTTCCCAAGCGGAAGGCTTGCCCGACGTAAGTcacttcaatattttcaatcCTCGCCTCAACCTCACCAGAGTTAGGTTCGCTGGAATGGATCATGATGGATCCTCCGAATTGATCTGATCCTGCTTCTTCACCGAATCTTCCCTGGATGAAAGGTATATTACCAATATTTTAGGCAattaaacatgaaataaaacatcaataCAGCTGTATCTATAACAGCTTTCCATTAAAGCcggttaaaaattaaaaacatgtttaaaagtAGTTCTTAAAAGACAACACTGAAAGGCATGGATGTACACGCCGAACCATACCATATAGTCATATAGTGTGTTGAGTGTGAAAAATCAACAGTGAAGGTAAgttattttaagttaagtttaaGAACATAGGACTTCATGGCTGCATTTCGTTGTTTTTAACCTGGCTAACTCCGAGTAATGAAATCTGTTATCCACTTACTGTACTTCTCCAAGTATGCCATGCTTGGTATACACCAACAGTAGAAGGTAAGCTGTTTTAGTTTATCTTAAATGCTACGAGGCTGAACTCAAGCATGTGCAAAGTTCTCTTACCTGGAAACATGACTCAAAGCATCTACAAAGTCGTATTACTGTAGGTATACCTGGAAGCATGTCTGCGTGGCGAATTGTCCAGTCTGGAAACCTGCCTCACAAGCTTCTATCTCATCGTTCCACGCCACGTCGTTGGTGCCACGGAAAACGACATTACGCGATAAAAGGCCCACCTCCGCTGTGTTGGGAATATTGGCAAAGTAAGCGGCGGTTTACTCTGATACTCTCTTATTACGAAATCAACCATTTAACAGTTAGCTTCGTTATCATCATGCCACGGTCAGTTCACGTTTACTGTGACGTAAGTATTCAAGTCGTACCTCGTAATTCAACTTCTGTTCTATCGTCGAGAACTTCGGTTACACCAAGATGTTTGTATTCCAACGCAGAGTCAAATGTTATAGTGAGGAGATCTAGAAACAAAGTAATACGAATGCATCAAAACTGTTGCTTTGTTTGAAGATGATTTTAAGTACTTCATGCCGCTGGTATTGAACGAGTTAAGAAAATAGTGCGTAAAGTGAATTGAGTGCGGCCCTGTCTACACTGTAGGTTTAGTTGATTAGCGACTTGTTTGATGTCAAAAGATAAATTTGCATGTAAGATATCAGTATATGTAGAATATTAGTATATGTGAATGTTATTACGTTACATGTGGTATATCGAATATATGTAACTATGTAAATGAATTCATCTCTTACCCGATGATATGGCGGAAATTTTCCGTTTTTCGTTTTCCTTTTGTGAATGACGTGTTCCAGTCGACGCAATAACTACTTCGTCACCAGCCTGCCAGTTGATCGCCGGCAGTTTAAGGGTAATCTAAAAAAgatcaaaattttgtcattgctAATGTTAACGTCAAGAAAAGTGGAATCATAACTTAAAATAGTAATTAAGCTTATTGtgaatttacaataaaaaatatagcTAATAAACCTCTATTAACAACAactcaattaaaaaaattaaacctgAAGATAACCTGAGTGGCTCCAACGTCGGCGGTTGCCGCAAGGACCGTCCAAGGGTTGGGGATGTGCCGTCCGTGCAGGTCCAAGGTTCCGCTTCGTAAACCCAAGGTTTTTTCTCCATAAATTGGCAGCTCCTTTGATCTCAGTTGACCGTACATGACGATTTCGGCCTTGCCTTTGTAAGGTTCCGCTTCGGTACCAACCTAATTGATGTAAAGGCTATcgtaaaaaatcaattaaatgAATTATTGATATCGCGAGGAGGGAAAAACTAATGATGAATTCGGACAGGATTTGAATATTCCATTGAACAATTGTTATTAACACATTAATAGTTAATCCTTGGTAAACCTGAAGACGTCCGTTGTTAACGATGAGGATATTTTCTGCTCTTAACGATACATTTGCATCTTCGGCTTCGTCAAAGATCAACTCTCCACCGTCGATGagcaacattttcaaaattgcgGTGTGCGTGTCAAGCAAGACAGTTTGTCCCTGGAAACATTGTCCAAGAATTCTTGATGTAAACGATCATTTATTGTTAATTGTATGAGATAACATCAAGTCATGATATCAACAGTTAAAAATTCACAATATTAACGCCATTATTCACCTATTCTGGAAATGGTTCAAAAATTGATAAGGTTGACGATTAATTGTTAtcattagttatattataGATTATTGTCAAAATGAGGGGAAGAAAAACACAGAAATTGCTGTGAACGTTAAAATTTATGATCCTATTTTtcctgaaaattttaaagcaatgtTAATTCTGCTGTAAGCGACATTGGATTGAAATGAAACAAGAAGCAAAATAATCACAGAGGCCAATAAACACCATTTTAATAATCACGAAATCCTCATCTGTTGGCAAACTATCACCACCCCAGGTGAATACAGACGACCAACGATCGATGTAGAAGAAATCTGCGCCATCTTGCGTCGCAATACCGAGGTTCCCGACTCGCACGGTCACCTAAAATAATGCGAAGTTTCAATGGGTAAGTtgattttttagtttaaataCAAGTTGCATCAATTCGGTTGAAACTAAACCCAGACACTACAAGAAACCACTGCAATGACCATTTAACCTAAACAATAATTCTTGAAGCATTCATCGGTTATAACTTAATGTGCATTGTTATACATTACTTTAGTTTTGATAGATCCTTTATGAGATGCAGTCTGGCATTCAATGCTTGTATCGCTGGAAGTACTTATTACGCAATCGCTTCCATCAATCGTAACCGTCAAATCACTATCCAATCTATAGATTGATGATAGACTTGaataaacaaagtaaaaaataacatttaaaacagcacaaaaactataaaaatcgGTTAATAGTTTGTTCGAAGTAAAATATCAGTCAatacaaagaaataattttattgcactAAAACCGATGTAGTTTTATATCTGATATGGACTTGCTAGTGAAGATTTGAACCGAGTGGACGAGAAGACAAATGAAGCCAATCTTAAGAACTGACCAAATCGTTGAAGGGTTTAACCTATCTGACATTGGGAAATATAGGGCATTTAAATTTCCATTTCCCTATTTAACACTACATCATACAACAGAATTTCCTTGTTTGTTCGTTAGagcagggcttctcaaacttttttgttcagTGACctcattttagaaaagaaatttctatgcGACTAGTTGATGGGTAGCCTATTCGTTGattgtataaaaataataaacgtcCAATTATAAATTTCAAGTGGCATTTTTGTCTTTGGCGAAATTATACAAATGCACACAATGCACGATAGTAACTgtacagtaataaaagaaccgcataatggaaacagtaaagcgaataagaaattaacaaaaataaattcaatttacaaaaattgaatttgtttcacgaCTCCAGAAAGCaatagtttgagaagccctatATTAGAGCATCTTCCAATGTACTAGGTCAACAGAATTCGTGAAATATAAAGAATACGGTAAAAAGAAAATACATAGACATTCCAGAAACCACCATCCTCATCACTTACGTGAATCCCGATCCATTGATGGTGATCTCTGTTCCTCCTCCAGTTCCACCACGCTCAGGAGTGACCCCAGTAATGGTCGGAGTCTGAGCCCCACTGTACGTATAATTACTTCCAGCTGTGATGGCGAAGTCTTCGATCTGAGCTTCGTTGGTGACCTTGACCTCGCATGTAGTCGAACTAGAACCTGATATAGTGACGGTCATTGGAGTAAAGATCTCCACAAAAAATTATGCAGCAAGGTGGTCTTATGGAATGTAAGCTGAGAAACATTTTGTAGGTGAACGGCCTCATTGCTTTATTATTGCTGATTACTTGGCAAGTCTTGCGAGCACCATAAAGttcttattttttgtttcgGTACTTTTTGTTGTCGCCACAAGCGGTAAAAGTGTTTAAATTGTTGAGAAAGCAGAAAAAGCATAATTATTATCAGCACAAAAATTTTAGCTACCAGGACAAGTTATAAGCAAGCGGCAAGCTATCATGTAATTCTCTCCTTATAATAGGTTACAACATGCATGAAGGTGTCCCTTATTCATACAAACTCTTACTGTCCACATAATTCGGGTTGGCAGATGTACGACAAGTGATCTGTGTGCTGCTACTGTTTTCAAGTGTGCATGGTAGGTCACATATGTGGACGATGGTGTGGTCGGAGAAGCCTGCACCGTCAATGGTGACCAACTGTGAGCCGCCGTAGCTTCCTAAATAGAGGTGTAGAAAGTTTGATAATGCTCAGGCTTTACTTACGAGTTACTATTTATTTGAAATCTAAGGCAAATAATTACGTGTCTTACCTGTCTTGGGTGAGAAATCATCCACAGCAAGAATGTACCGGAATGAGATTGATAGGTTGACAGTTGCACGACCAAAGCTTGCAGCGGTGACCTATCAAGGTGATTTGCAATGTTACGaaagtgaaacaaaaaaattaagcggaAAGGCACGAAACTGTTTTCTGTTGTGAACGATAAGAATTAGCCGATATTTAGTTATCAATCTACTCATGAAAACAGACAAAGTCTATATGAGGCACTGGTAGGGCTGTAATACTGCTTAAAAACtctctttaattttttttgttaaaattttttaattgcttAGTACTAAGTAGtagtaaaatttaattaaatagtGAACTATTCAAGAATTAATAATTATCGCTTAATCAAGAAAAGGTCAACAACCTCTATGCTGACAGGACCACCCTCGCGAGCTCCAAGCGTACACTCCAGTGATGTATTACTCACAGACGTCACATTGCAATCAATACCACCAACTGTGACAGTGAGGTCACTGGTAACATTGCCCAGTTTGGTTCCAGTTAAAGTTATTGAGTCGCCTTCAGCTCCTAAACCCCCAAGCAGAATATGTTAAAGGTTATCTCACGAAACCAAGGCCGAAAAAGGTAAATAGCCTATGAATTCATTTAGcgtgttttttaaaataggtAGTTGGTTAGGATTTAGGAATAGCGAaagcaaatttcaattttataccATTTGAATGCAACAAACCTGTGGCAGGAGACACATTTGCTATGGTTGGAGTCGCCGCGTTTGAATATTCGTAGCTTACAATTGGGTACATCACCCCGTTTGACACCACTTCTACGGAAACTGGTCCAGCCACGCGTGCACCGGTTGTACAAGTAATTTTACTCAAGGTTACGTTAGTGATGACGCAAGGTACTCCCCCTACTTGAACGGTGACGTCATCTTTAACAAAACCGTTTCCTGGCAGAAAAATACCTGATGAGAATGTGTTGTTCGCTGACCTTCATGCATGCGCAATGGTCGGATGACTTAAATGGTGATGACATTTGTAAGTACAAGGCATCAAATATATCTGCCTATGATGTTTTATGCACAGTTTTATGCCCATGCTAAGAAGATATGCCGTAAACCAAAATAAAGTACATAAGTGTTTAGCATGTCGGGACTTACCAGTAATGCTCAAGGTGGTTCCACCAGCTGTGCTACCCAATGTCGGAGTTGAAGCGCTTATATACGCGGGACTATCAACACTTTGATGGCTCTTAATGCTGAAACTCGCCAACCCTTTTCCGAAATGAAATTAGTCATAGAAGAACGTTAATGAGGTTTGTTGATGGTTTCGCTATAAATCTCATGCTggtatttattataaaaattgtTGTGGATATTCcggttatttttgcattttatacTGAATACTGTAGGTCAGTCGGTTTTtgtcagaaaaagttttttctttacCTTTTGCCCCAGATATGGACACGGATACGGTATTTTCACCAACAGGAAGTCTTGATACAAGATCACACTGAATTTGAGTGTCAGCAGCGGATGTGACGTTGCATGACGTTATAATTCCACCCGATGACAATGTGATGTTAATTGCCGATGCATTGGTGCCAAACTCTATAttcaaagaaacattttctgtGAATGCTAAAGTTCctgtttaatttattaatatcAGGTGGATCAGATTTAAGATCAAATATAAGATCAGGTATAAGATCAGATATAAGATCAGATATAAGATCAGATATAAGATCAGATTTAAGATCAAATATAAGATCAGACATAAGATCAGATACCAGATCAGGTGTTCATACTCGACTGTACTAAAAATATCGGATTTAAACGTTATAAAGCCAAAGACCTGGACACAAAAAAGActttaaacacatgagtatTTACGTTCATATTATGAACTATTAGGTAACTATTAGGTAATTCTAAGTAAACGCTAAGTTGTTTACTAATTCCAGTCAGTGTTATGGTAAGCGCGGAAAAATCGTTGTCTGTAGTCTGCTCTGCCACAACCGGCGTTGCATTTGTGGCGAATTCGAAGAAGCAGTCATTGCCAAAACATTCCGCTGCTGTCGATCTGGATTATGCAGAAAGTTTGAATAGTCTAGCTCAAGCGAAGGCATAtccatttatttatttatttatttatttatttatctatTCGTAAAGAAATTCTACTTTATACAAATTAATTGAAACTGACAGTACTCTAAGTGCAATAGTtagtaaacaataaacaatgtaAGAAAAAGTACAATATCATTGCAAGTTACGATAAAAAACAACGTTACTTGCGCACGGAAAGGACTAGAAAAAGCTACGttggaaaaataaaagaattggCCACTGTATACCCAACTCACCCCACTGTAACTGAAATGTTTCCACTTGCCGCTGTAGATGCTCGGGTGATGCATACAAGGGATGTGTAAGTGCTCTCGTCATCAATCACGTCACAAGGCACTTGCTGTTTTGCAATAATCACATTGCTTTTATTGGTGAATCCAGAACCCTGCAGATTTTCAATTATTTGTCAAATTGAAGTTGCTGGTGTGGTTGATTCTTGTGCTTAAACCACAGCAAAGTCGTTAATGCGTGTTTGTGTAAATCTGAGTGAACTTTACGGCAATAACTCTCGTGCTATGTTGTTATGCTTTCATTTAAATAGTATTAACCGTGATTAGGTTTTCAAAATTACGGTTTTGTGTTCTAAAATCGAATTTCTCTAATTCAGGCAATTTTTGCGACCGGATAACCAACCTGAATTGTAATTTTGGTTCCGCCAGCCAGCGAGCCCATGTTGGGTGAGATTCTGGTTATTAGCGGGGTCAGTGCAAACGAGCGTTTTTTCTGACTCTGCATCTGAAGAAGGGCGTCACCCTTTCCATCCACATTAACAACAACTGGGTGGTAGATGCCTGGCAGGAACAATACAAGGATAACGTCTTAAAATCGTGAGGTTCTAAAACTGAAAGGTAAACTGGGAGCGATTACACCCACCTACTGCGAGCTCTTCTGAAGCTGATATCTGGCAGGTGATTGTAGCGTTGGTTGTGATACCGATGACGTCACACGATTTACCACCTACTTTTACGGTGGTTGAAGTGGAAAATCCAGTTCCTGAAAATGGAAAAACGCCTGAAAGTTAATATTCCTCTCTAAGCCGTCTTACTACTAAGCCACCTAGTGCAGATACTTAACTTTTGTGTTGAGTAACAccttttaatttgtttttcacgATTATCTTTGAATATATTGATTactaacttttatttatttaactcGGTCTTATTAACTACCCTTGTAATCATCAATTAATTAACTATAACTTACTCATGTTAAAACTAGTagttaattgttattattaccATTAATGGTGATGATCGTCGCTGTTGTACCGGTGTTGGGTGATATTCTAGTAACCATTGGTGTTTCGTCAATGTCAAATGTAAAGTCAAAACTGCCAGATGCCTGCACATATCGGCGGTTaatattgtttgttgtttatacTGTTAGTTGTTAATTGGTTCGAGTTACTTCATTCAAAAGGATTAGACCTAATGGTTTAGCCTTAAGGATaatgacttgacttgtaaAGTTGTGACTCTAGTTCAAACCTTGCTCGTGGCTTTTTTTATCGCCTGTAAGGCAATGACGTTTAAGGCCATGAACAGTTAAAGTGACGGTAAATGGAGTGAGGGCAACATCGAAATATCCTATCAAACCATTAAAATACTTCAAAGAAATCAAAGGCCGTCTTATATTGCAGCAGTGCACGTTGCTAGATTTAACACCAAACCGTTTTCCAGGAGCTCGATATGTCAACAGGTACAGTTAATGAGTGATTTATAAATATAAGGGGACTATTTCTAAACTCTGCCGAAAGCAGACAATAATGAAGTAACCCGTACTGCAAAATTTATCACCTTAAAGCTGAACATTTAGGACACAGCGTACAAAAAACTTTACCCACAACTTACCGTCCTGTTCGCCAAGGTAACAAAAGCAGTCCCCACTTTGTTTATGGCAGAGTTTACTTCCACAGTAAGCCCAAGAAAGATTTGACAAGCCTTGTCAACGCAATTGCTTATAAAATAGAATTTTCCTTCTTGATTAAAACGATATTGATGCTTACCTGGAAATCGATTTATTGAAACGATTAGTTGCCTAGTCTCGTTGTTCATGAACATGAACATCATATGTCATATATCGACTATAAATTCGCCGTttcttgtaaaaaataaaagttcgaGGTAAGTAAGTTCAAAATGGACATACCTTTGCTCACCCTAGCTATGTTAAAGCCATTATCGTTGTACGTTTTGTTGGACGCTGAGTCAGTTGAGTAAAGGCCAATTTTCGCGTCATCTATCAAACTCGATATGGACCAACGTACAGACAACAGACCACCCACTTCCATTTCTACAGTCGATGAATTCCAAGAGTATCCCTTGCCAAATTCTGCGTGTAAACGAAAAGAATTATAAGAGGACTATATTGGTTTAATAATGTAGTTAGATGGGGTTAACTACAACTTCTACAGGCTGATTGGCGCTGGAATAAAACAGAACTTTCATTATCTGAATAAACTTTGtcaaacaatacaatattttgCAAACGAGAATATAAAATGTTAATCAACGTTCCGAATACCAATACTAATTCACCTAATCTTCTTACGATAGTGATCGATATAATTGTGAACGATACTAAAAAGAAAAAGCCCCAAACTCAAAGTGGATCTTCTCAATAACAAACTTTGAGGTTCTCATTGTTTAGAGTCAGCAGCAGTACTAATGAGAGTAGGACGACCGACGCCCTTCTCTACAGAGTGCACAGGAAATTAATCGTCTTAACAACCTTTAATAACTTACTTGGATGTAACCCAGCATTGGTGACAACATGCACTTTGCCGGGGGGTTTGGTGACGCACGTCAGTGAAGTGCCTGAATCCGTAACTGTGACGTCATCGCAAGTGACATCACCTAACTTGACGAGTGAATCATTTGTAAAACCGGACCCCGTCAAGGTCACAGTGGTTCCACCAGCGAGAGAACCTTTATCTGGGGTGATGGACGAAACGCTGAACTCGTAAGTCACATTACGCGAGCTGCAAAAGAGAGCGAGTCAATGTAAAGAAGAAAGTCAATGAACCGTAAACTTTGCGTCAAAGTGACGTACCCGGCAGCGCATCCAACGCTCCCGTTCAGAACGACTTTAAGTTTATAAGAACCGGCAGCGATTGACGGTGTGCTGATTTCTATGCTCGTGTCGTTCCAAACCAAAATGTTCGCCTCTTCGTCGCCGATGAAAACCTGCCCGGATGTGTTACTAAAACCGGTACCGGTTATTGTGACGTTGGTACCTGAAGTAAATTGAACAAAAATGTTATGACTCTGATGTAAAACTTTAGCTAAATTAAGAAAAAGTTAACTGTATACGCTGAAAGTTAAGTTTATTGTGATTTTTAGGTTTTCTGAAAAGAAAAGTACTGGGCTGAACATCTCTGCTGAATACCTCCGTTAACAGTGAACTTGTCCAACGACAAATTGGTGATAGCGGATGAGTTTTCGTACGTATACGCGTTAGAAAGCACAAGGGTGCTCCCACTTGTTGTGACTTCAACGTCAACTGTTCCGGTAGATGACGCTGCGGAGGTCGTACATGTGATGCGGCTGTGTGTGTAATTTGTCACTGAACACGGGTTTCCTCCAATCTTCACTTGAAGGGTTGAGTTAAATTCTGCATTAATGcgtttaaatatttatgtcaAACCATGACGAATTTAACGCCGTACATAAAGTCGATTACTAACATTATTCAATTGTAACTGAGTTAAAAAATAATCCTCTGTATAACAAAAGAGGTTCtacaaaaacttcaaactGTTTCGCACCAAGCGCTTTGCAAATTTCTTATCACATTAACCTTCCTTAGATGAGTAAATGCAGCAACCACACAGAAGTTTTAGCCTCACCTGATCCTGAAATCTCTACTTTATTGCATCCACCTAAGCTACCGTTAGTGGGCGTAATACTTTCGACTTGACCAGCAACGTTGACATCATCACTAACTAACAATATATAAGAGCATATTGTATCAGGGAAACTTTAAATGAAAGGCTAGTTTCTGTTAAAATTAACTCAATTGCGGAACACAGCGTTAAAAATAGACAAGAAGAAACGGCAGGGGTTGCATTTTGTGACATGGTTTCAGCAAACCTTGATCTAATTGACAAAGATAGAACTGGAATGTGGAATCGGAATGTAAGGCTACACAAATCCTAAGCAGTGACCAATAAACCTGAGCAATTATCTTCAGAAGTATCaaaatttagacaaaaaataaataaacaaatataattaGTATAGTATCGGAACATTTGTAATTGAACCGAGAAAATCTGCGCACAACATAAACTTggttataaattaaataaataaataaaaaacaaataaaaaagttaaatcaacgaaaaaataaaaatcttattCCGTTAACTGTTTCCTTTTCAAACCTGTGGATGTTGTAGAAGCAGATGTAGATTCTGTAGAAACGGATGTAGTAGAAGCAGATGTAGATTCTGTAGAAACGGATGTAGTAGAAGCAGATGTAGATGCTGTAGAAACGGATGTAGTAGAAGCGGACAGGAAATGCTCTATTTCAGATAAGATGGACCCCTCATTGTCAGATGCTGCACCAGGAACCAAATCTTCGATCTCAAAGCCAAAATCGGTTTCAGTGATTGTAGTTAATTCGATTCCtgggaaaacaaaaaatgttttattttcatttcagtAAATCTGATGCATTAAATTCCAGTTTTATtagtttcaataaaaattgatGTCTTGAAAggagaaaataaaattatgaagCATACTAACATCATTTTATATGATgatcaaattaaaataaaagataaCGTACAACAATAGTGGAAAGTGCTATTACATCAACAATTTTCAGAATTCAAGGCTAAACAAATCCAAAACAGTGACCAATAAAACCGAGAAAATAACTTCAGGAGAAAAAAAGtttagacaaaaaataaattaacaaaataattagTATAGTATCGGAACATTGGTCA
Encoded here:
- the LOC143470694 gene encoding fibrocystin-L-like translates to MTTVCTSDVAHISPGIEITTTTTASDFAFDIGDLVPAADILSEIEDFQSASTTSASTTSVSTTSASTTSTGIELTTTTASDFAFDIGDLVPAADILSEIEDFQSASTTSASTTSASTTSASTTSASTTSASTTSASTTSASTTSTGIELTTTTASDFAFDIGDLVPAAASVNKRSILSEIEDFQSASTTSASTTSASTTSASTTSASTTSASTTSTGIELTTITETDFGFEIEDLVPGAASDNEGSILSEIEHFLSASTTSVSTASTSASTTSVSTESTSASTTSVSTESTSASTTSTVSDDVNVAGQVESITPTNGSLGGCNKVEISGSEFNSTLQVKIGGNPCSVTNYTHSRITCTTSAASSTGTVDVEVTTSGSTLVLSNAYTYENSSAITNLSLDKFTVNGGTNVTITGTGFSNTSGQVFIGDEEANILVWNDTSIEISTPSIAAGSYKLKVVLNGSVGCAAGSRNVTYEFSVSSITPDKGSLAGGTTVTLTGSGFTNDSLVKLGDVTCDDVTVTDSGTSLTCVTKPPGKVHVVTNAGLHPKFGKGYSWNSSTVEMEVGGLLSVRWSISSLIDDAKIGLYSTDSASNKTYNDNGFNIARVSKGKHQYRFNQEGKFYFISNCVDKACQIFLGLTVEVNSAINKVGTAFVTLANRTASGSFDFTFDIDETPMVTRISPNTGTTATIITINGTGFSTSTTVKVGGKSCDVIGITTNATITCQISASEELAVGIYHPVVVNVDGKGDALLQMQSQKKRSFALTPLITRISPNMGSLAGGTKITIQGSGFTNKSNVIIAKQQVPCDVIDDESTYTSLVCITRASTAASGNISVTVGSTAAECFGNDCFFEFATNATPVVAEQTTDNDFSALTITLTGIKFGTNASAINITLSSGGIITSCNVTSAADTQIQCDLVSRLPVGENTVSVSISGAKGLASFSIKSHQSVDSPAYISASTPTLGSTAGGTTLSITGNGFVKDDVTVQVGGVPCVITNVTLSKITCTTGARVAGPVSVEVVSNGVMYPIVSYEYSNAATPTIANVSPATGAEGDSITLTGTKLGNVTSDLTVTVGGIDCNVTSVSNTSLECTLGAREGGPVSIEVTAASFGRATVNLSISFRYILAVDDFSPKTGSYGGSQLVTIDGAGFSDHTIVHICDLPCTLENSSSTQITCRTSANPNYVDSSSSTTCEVKVTNEAQIEDFAITAGSNYTYSGAQTPTITGVTPERGGTGGGTEITINGSGFTLDSDLTVTIDGSDCVISTSSDTSIECQTASHKGSIKTKVTVRVGNLGIATQDGADFFYIDRWSSVFTWGGDSLPTDEDFVIIKMGQTVLLDTHTAILKMLLIDGGELIFDEAEDANVSLRAENILIVNNGRLQVGTEAEPYKGKAEIVMYGQLRSKELPIYGEKTLGLRSGTLDLHGRHIPNPWTVLAATADVGATQITLKLPAINWQAGDEVVIASTGTRHSQKENEKRKISAISSDLLTITFDSALEYKHLGVTEVLDDRTEVELRAEVGLLSRNVVFRGTNDVAWNDEIEACEAGFQTGQFATQTCFQGRFGEEAGSDQFGGSIMIHSSEPNSGEVEARIENIEVTYVGQAFRLGRYPIHFHLMGDVSGMYVKRCAIHNTFNRAVTIHGTHHLLVDSNVVYNVMGGAFFIEDGIETGNVIQHNLAVFVRQSTSLLIDDITPAAYWVSNPNNTLRHNHAAGGTHFGFWYRMHEHPDGPSYTPTVCQQKVELGEFRNNTVHSQGWFGLWIFQTYFPMKGSR